From the genome of Candidatus Electrothrix communis, one region includes:
- a CDS encoding cyclic nucleotide-binding domain-containing protein encodes MGLPRVVFRVCETNKCPKYQYGDAFTVSGVAIMMETDGDSSFVCTTAVYSNQSRDNCEILYGDLVKIVIKYERADQIPDCLISCTGCVGTIRLEHSTKHPLTLEHDNLKGLSKEMAPVLQKISKFSFFRNISPKNLSEIIQSAQQRTYTKDEIVLRKGDQGKNLHIVIEGQVNVLNETGISISTLGEGEVFGEMSLICDQEVGSTIQASGDVQILSIHRENFQFIMDKYPSLHRYFNRLLAQRLAQSNQIRSDEYASGMIGKLEEIPCEALFQTLHANAKTGILTITEVSEGTARFSMRQGALIKASYAGLKGKHAFFKILREKKGRFKFNPGLAAGDFDAPEIGYFMKLLMEGLQHMDELGDEEEKRKKKKND; translated from the coding sequence ATGGGACTTCCAAGAGTAGTCTTTCGGGTCTGCGAAACAAATAAATGCCCGAAGTATCAGTATGGAGATGCATTTACTGTTTCCGGAGTAGCCATCATGATGGAAACGGATGGAGACAGCTCCTTTGTCTGCACGACAGCTGTGTACTCGAATCAGAGCAGAGATAATTGCGAAATACTCTATGGCGATCTGGTTAAAATCGTTATTAAGTATGAGCGTGCCGATCAAATTCCAGACTGTCTCATCTCCTGCACAGGTTGTGTGGGTACCATTCGTCTTGAGCATTCCACGAAACATCCTCTCACCTTAGAGCATGATAATTTGAAGGGCCTGAGTAAGGAAATGGCTCCAGTGCTGCAAAAAATCAGCAAATTTTCCTTCTTTCGTAATATAAGCCCCAAAAATCTTTCGGAAATCATTCAGAGTGCTCAACAACGAACCTATACAAAGGATGAGATCGTTCTGCGCAAGGGAGACCAAGGGAAAAACTTGCATATTGTGATCGAAGGGCAGGTTAATGTGTTGAATGAGACCGGGATTTCTATTTCTACCCTTGGGGAAGGTGAGGTCTTTGGGGAGATGAGCCTTATCTGTGATCAGGAAGTTGGTTCGACCATCCAGGCCTCTGGCGATGTGCAGATATTGAGTATCCATCGCGAGAATTTTCAATTTATTATGGATAAGTACCCTTCCTTGCATAGATATTTTAACCGCCTGCTTGCCCAGAGACTTGCGCAGTCAAATCAGATACGTTCTGACGAATATGCTTCGGGAATGATTGGTAAGTTGGAGGAAATTCCATGTGAGGCCCTTTTTCAGACCCTGCATGCCAACGCTAAGACAGGTATTCTGACCATTACCGAGGTTTCCGAGGGAACAGCACGATTTTCCATGCGTCAAGGTGCCCTCATTAAAGCGTCCTATGCAGGCCTTAAAGGTAAGCACGCCTTTTTTAAAATACTTCGAGAAAAAAAAGGGCGTTTCAAGTTTAATCCCGGTCTTGCTGCTGGCGATTTTGATGCCCCGGAAATCGGTTATTTTATGAAGTTATTGATGGAAGGACTTCAGCATATGGATGAGCTGGGAGATGAAGAGGAAAAGCGAAAAAAGAAAAAAAATGACTAA
- a CDS encoding DUF5666 domain-containing protein: MNDQFAGGTQFVTRNFKKNILLLSALMLGCSLFSGPVQASGDERRERSEYEGRERHREEIKLYGVIEKMPENGYNGTWVINGKTVLVSDTTRIKEKYGRAAIGRYVEAEGVRNGDSFTAYEIEVERSREDRTDDRRSSTKFYGTVEALPQAGLNGVWKINDREVVVTRNTRIKEEYGKLKIGSSVEVEGRLIDNTFTASEIEVKSGRR; this comes from the coding sequence ATGAATGATCAATTTGCCGGTGGAACACAGTTTGTTACCAGAAATTTCAAGAAAAATATCCTTCTTCTTTCAGCACTCATGCTGGGGTGTTCGTTATTCTCTGGACCAGTGCAGGCCAGCGGGGATGAGCGACGTGAACGTTCTGAATATGAGGGGCGTGAGCGGCACAGAGAAGAAATTAAATTATACGGCGTGATAGAAAAAATGCCGGAAAACGGTTATAACGGAACGTGGGTCATCAACGGAAAGACAGTGCTGGTTTCCGACACAACGAGAATTAAAGAGAAGTATGGTCGTGCCGCCATTGGAAGATATGTAGAAGCAGAAGGTGTACGTAACGGTGACAGCTTCACGGCTTATGAAATCGAGGTGGAAAGAAGTCGTGAAGATCGTACTGATGACCGCAGGAGCAGCACTAAATTTTACGGGACAGTAGAAGCTCTGCCTCAAGCCGGGCTGAACGGAGTATGGAAGATAAATGATCGTGAAGTTGTGGTTACCCGCAACACCAGGATAAAAGAGGAATACGGCAAGCTGAAAATTGGTTCCTCTGTTGAAGTGGAAGGACGTCTTATTGACAACACCTTTACCGCATCTGAGATTGAAGTGAAAAGCGGACGGCGTTAG
- the hflX gene encoding GTPase HflX yields MNRAYFQQVHSPSASLTLARGGIVISIIGNKSGLKTKQLRQLERLGQKKVSPDEVIGRDMARAMTALSTELNRQIGLIIHRSGQVEFVLLGDYSRIEIPVLNNIRTSGGRLRGLRCVHTSFSQSGPIEEDIMDMACLRLDMISVLTMKDGFPDLLHTAHLIPNRIDDRDWTLLEPVHPAAQQESCLSLIESIEHQFSKARPIRTVDKGRDRAILVSVSTGSQAEVEDSMLELSELARAAEVQVVDRVIQRRRKLHPRFILGRGKLVDIVLMSLRNGANLLIFDQELTPSQVRSVTNHTDLRVIDRTQLILDIFASRALSREGKLQIEMAQLKYLLPMLTTKDDALSRLTGGIGARGPGETKLEIDRRRINDRLARLAKELKAVGKQRYHRRNRRRKHDVPVVSLVGYTNAGKSTLLNTLTNSHIQAEDMLFATLDPTSRRLRFPEDTEVIITDTVGFIRQLPAELLKAFESTLEELFEADLLLHIIDISNHAWKEQVEVVEELLRTLELDKIPCLRVYNKIDQVNDNLPSQVKNGFCICARDAGTLKELLGMMEHQLFDIGHSRRAQQAQ; encoded by the coding sequence ATGAACAGGGCTTATTTCCAGCAGGTACACAGCCCGTCCGCATCACTAACCCTAGCAAGAGGAGGAATCGTTATCAGCATCATCGGCAACAAATCAGGATTAAAAACAAAGCAGCTCCGACAACTGGAGCGATTAGGACAAAAAAAAGTCAGCCCAGATGAAGTTATCGGGCGGGACATGGCTCGTGCCATGACCGCTCTCTCCACGGAGCTGAATCGCCAGATAGGCCTCATTATTCATCGGTCCGGTCAGGTTGAATTTGTTCTCCTTGGCGATTACAGCCGGATCGAGATACCAGTCCTGAACAATATACGTACCTCCGGAGGACGGTTGCGCGGCCTCCGCTGTGTCCATACCAGCTTCAGCCAGTCTGGACCAATTGAGGAGGACATCATGGATATGGCCTGCCTGCGGCTGGACATGATATCTGTCCTGACCATGAAAGATGGGTTTCCAGATCTGCTCCATACGGCTCATCTCATTCCCAACCGAATTGACGACCGTGATTGGACCCTTCTTGAGCCAGTACATCCAGCGGCACAGCAGGAATCCTGCCTGTCCCTGATTGAAAGCATTGAACATCAATTTTCCAAAGCACGGCCCATTCGCACCGTGGACAAGGGCCGTGATCGGGCTATTCTCGTTTCCGTCAGCACAGGTTCACAGGCTGAAGTCGAAGATTCCATGCTCGAATTATCTGAACTCGCCCGAGCAGCTGAAGTACAGGTGGTGGACCGGGTTATCCAACGACGGCGAAAACTGCATCCCCGCTTCATCCTCGGGCGCGGCAAGCTGGTAGATATTGTCCTGATGAGCTTACGTAATGGGGCTAATCTGCTTATCTTTGATCAGGAGCTGACCCCGTCTCAGGTCCGTTCGGTCACCAACCACACCGATCTGCGGGTCATCGACCGTACCCAGCTCATCCTGGATATCTTTGCTTCCCGTGCCCTCTCCAGAGAAGGCAAGCTCCAGATAGAAATGGCCCAGCTCAAGTACCTGCTGCCCATGCTGACCACAAAGGATGATGCGCTTTCCCGCCTCACCGGCGGCATCGGTGCTCGCGGACCAGGTGAAACCAAACTGGAAATTGATCGCCGCCGGATCAATGATCGACTGGCCCGCCTGGCCAAAGAGCTGAAAGCTGTGGGCAAACAACGATACCATCGCCGAAACCGCCGCAGGAAACATGATGTGCCGGTGGTCTCCCTGGTGGGCTATACCAATGCAGGCAAATCCACCCTGCTCAATACCCTAACGAATTCCCATATCCAGGCTGAAGACATGCTCTTTGCCACCCTTGATCCCACCTCCCGTCGCCTTCGTTTTCCAGAGGACACCGAGGTGATCATCACCGACACCGTGGGTTTTATCCGCCAACTACCCGCAGAACTCCTCAAGGCCTTTGAATCGACCCTTGAAGAACTGTTTGAAGCGGACCTCCTTCTCCATATTATTGATATTTCTAATCATGCCTGGAAGGAGCAGGTCGAGGTGGTGGAAGAACTTTTACGTACACTTGAACTGGATAAAATCCCCTGCCTGCGCGTATATAATAAAATTGATCAGGTGAACGACAATCTTCCATCCCAGGTGAAAAACGGGTTTTGTATCTGCGCTCGTGATGCAGGAACCCTGAAAGAGCTGCTGGGAATGATGGAGCACCAGCTCTTCGATATAGGGCATAGCAGGAGGGCACAGCAGGCACAGTAA
- a CDS encoding NADH-quinone oxidoreductase subunit C, whose amino-acid sequence MAEAREQFKKENPDYKPPRPARLKKDKLPSPARTKPTHKGISNWTLLQTLQEKFPEITVHDHPDATPKEVAELGTDYVLDLVVPKEQYKEVVQYLKEDKDLSLEMFIQLTCVDWKEYFDIVVHLLSVEGGHKLFLRCRVDKEEDGAEIETISDLYAGADWHEREVYDMFGVRFTDHPDMRRIYLKNDFPGHPLCKDFEDPSRVIVRPY is encoded by the coding sequence ATGGCTGAAGCCAGGGAACAGTTTAAGAAAGAAAATCCTGATTACAAACCACCCAGGCCTGCACGGCTGAAAAAAGATAAACTACCCTCGCCTGCCCGAACAAAACCTACCCATAAGGGTATCAGCAACTGGACGCTCTTACAGACCCTTCAGGAAAAATTCCCTGAAATCACGGTTCATGATCACCCTGATGCTACCCCCAAAGAAGTGGCTGAACTGGGCACGGACTATGTTCTTGATTTGGTTGTTCCGAAAGAGCAGTACAAAGAAGTTGTTCAGTATCTTAAAGAAGATAAGGATCTCAGCTTGGAGATGTTCATCCAGCTCACCTGTGTGGACTGGAAGGAATATTTTGACATTGTTGTCCACCTGCTCTCGGTTGAGGGTGGACACAAACTTTTTCTCCGCTGCCGGGTGGACAAAGAAGAGGACGGAGCTGAGATAGAAACCATCTCTGATCTGTATGCGGGGGCTGACTGGCATGAGCGTGAGGTCTACGACATGTTCGGAGTTCGCTTTACCGACCATCCAGATATGCGGAGAATCTACTTGAAGAACGACTTTCCTGGACACCCCTTGTGTAAGGATTTTGAGGATCCTTCTCGGGTGATCGTGCGTCCTTATTAA
- a CDS encoding DUF5666 domain-containing protein codes for MKNLITSTTQFVARNFKKNIVMLSVLMLGCSFFAGPVQASGDERRERSREESKIYGVIEKMPVNGFNGMWIINGKKVLVSDRTRIKEKHGRAVIGRYVEVEGVRNGDSFMANKIEVERSRESRSDDRRGSSKFYGIVIRLPRTGLNGVWKIDGREVVVTRHTRIKEKDDNLRIGSSVEVKGRFSGNTFIADKIEVESRRR; via the coding sequence ATGAAGAATCTGATTACCAGTACAACACAGTTCGTTGCCAGGAATTTCAAGAAAAACATTGTGATGCTTTCAGTGCTCATGCTGGGGTGTTCATTCTTTGCCGGACCAGTGCAGGCCAGCGGGGATGAGCGACGTGAACGGAGCAGGGAAGAAAGTAAAATATACGGCGTGATAGAAAAAATGCCGGTAAACGGTTTTAATGGAATGTGGATCATCAACGGGAAAAAAGTGTTGGTTTCCGATCGAACGAGAATTAAAGAAAAACATGGTCGTGCTGTCATTGGAAGATATGTAGAAGTAGAAGGTGTACGTAACGGTGACAGCTTCATGGCCAATAAAATTGAGGTCGAGCGAAGCCGAGAATCTCGTTCTGATGACCGCAGGGGCAGCTCTAAATTTTACGGGATAGTGATAAGGTTGCCTCGAACCGGGCTAAATGGAGTCTGGAAGATAGATGGTCGCGAAGTTGTAGTTACCCGACACACCAGAATAAAAGAGAAAGACGACAATCTGAGAATCGGTTCCTCTGTTGAAGTTAAGGGGAGATTTTCCGGCAACACCTTTATCGCAGATAAGATTGAAGTGGAAAGCAGGCGGCGTTAG
- a CDS encoding PDDEXK nuclease domain-containing protein, with protein MGSEVLFQTKEYKSWFCQLKTKFRQAQLKAIVAVNQELLQFYWQLGADIVEKQKMTQWGEGFLKQLSNDLRTEFPNVKGFSQRNIKYIRQWFLFWNQREAIGQQAVAQFTRIPWGHNIAIVSKCASVEEAVYYVSNTLEHNWSRNVLLHQLESGLWQREGKAVSNFSRTLAAPQSDLAQQTLKDPYVFDFLSLTKEYNERDLELGLVQHITQFLLELGAGFAYVGRQVALQVGERDFFLDLLFYHTRLHCYVVVELKTGDFEPEHAGKMNFYLKAVDQQLKSPEDEPSIGILLCKNRDTLVAEYALSDIHKPIGVSEYQLTQALPENLKSSLPSIEEIEAELSKELQ; from the coding sequence ATGGGAAGTGAGGTGTTGTTTCAGACGAAAGAATATAAGAGTTGGTTTTGTCAACTGAAAACTAAATTTCGTCAGGCTCAGCTTAAGGCGATTGTTGCGGTTAATCAGGAATTGCTGCAATTTTATTGGCAGTTGGGCGCGGATATTGTCGAAAAACAAAAGATGACGCAATGGGGAGAGGGTTTTCTGAAACAGTTAAGCAATGATTTGCGGACCGAATTTCCAAACGTGAAAGGTTTCTCGCAGCGTAATATTAAATACATACGCCAATGGTTTCTTTTCTGGAATCAACGCGAAGCAATTGGGCAACAGGCTGTTGCCCAATTTACCCGGATACCCTGGGGCCATAATATCGCCATTGTCAGTAAATGTGCGTCTGTTGAAGAAGCGGTTTATTATGTCAGTAACACGCTGGAACATAACTGGAGCCGCAATGTTTTGCTGCACCAGCTGGAAAGCGGTCTCTGGCAACGGGAGGGCAAGGCGGTCAGTAATTTTTCCCGAACCCTTGCCGCTCCTCAGTCCGACCTTGCTCAGCAAACCCTCAAAGACCCCTATGTTTTTGATTTTCTGTCCTTGACCAAGGAGTATAATGAGCGGGATCTGGAATTGGGACTTGTGCAGCATATCACGCAGTTTCTTCTGGAGCTTGGTGCCGGTTTCGCTTATGTGGGCCGACAGGTGGCTTTGCAGGTGGGAGAGCGGGATTTCTTTCTTGACCTGCTTTTTTATCATACCCGGCTTCACTGCTATGTGGTTGTGGAACTCAAAACCGGGGACTTTGAACCGGAGCATGCCGGGAAAATGAATTTCTACCTCAAGGCAGTGGATCAGCAGCTGAAAAGCCCGGAAGATGAACCAAGCATCGGTATACTCCTGTGCAAAAACAGGGATACCCTGGTTGCTGAATATGCCCTCAGTGATATCCATAAACCCATAGGTGTTTCTGAATATCAACTGACCCAGGCTTTGCCTGAAAACCTGAAGTCAAGTCTGCCCTCAATTGAAGAAATTGAGGCGGAATTGAGTAAGGAGCTGCAATAA
- a CDS encoding FecR family protein, with translation MTKPIKNSLFFKAIILGMISLLPTASSATDYSPITLLQFLETEHSPRFSLLPDSFTLADNFKRISTSSYAGAVVHVQGTAYVYHSGERIIYKLKRNLPVFTGDTLVTDKESSLTLQMIDDSTLVLAAQTKLTIDKTLVRVKLRDTLLRLFFGKIRALVEKLSGDYIIRTPNVFIGVRGTDFAVAVAPAPLTKRHAQEKQPPAGILTAVLTGGKQSTVELTGTFGPPIKVKPSSVAGVHTGDQVAGPMYVGPAAIPLLQKIASLSAKKPLSASAPCWPFPSKINRLKYFKMCQ, from the coding sequence ATGACAAAGCCAATAAAGAATTCCCTGTTCTTCAAGGCCATCATCCTAGGAATGATATCCCTTCTGCCGACAGCCAGCTCCGCGACTGATTATAGCCCCATCACCCTGCTCCAATTCCTGGAAACAGAACATTCTCCTCGCTTCTCCTTGTTACCGGACTCTTTCACTCTTGCAGACAACTTTAAGCGGATCTCAACCTCTTCGTACGCTGGCGCGGTCGTCCACGTACAGGGGACAGCGTATGTTTATCATTCCGGAGAAAGAATAATCTACAAACTCAAAAGGAACCTGCCCGTTTTCACTGGGGACACCTTGGTTACCGATAAGGAAAGCAGCCTCACCTTGCAGATGATTGATGATTCCACCCTAGTCCTTGCAGCCCAAACCAAGCTAACCATTGACAAAACCCTGGTCAGGGTCAAGCTTCGAGATACTCTGTTGCGATTGTTTTTCGGCAAGATCCGAGCTTTGGTAGAAAAACTTTCAGGAGATTATATAATCAGGACACCGAATGTCTTTATCGGTGTACGAGGAACTGATTTTGCGGTGGCAGTAGCACCTGCTCCATTAACTAAGCGGCATGCACAAGAAAAACAACCGCCAGCAGGGATCCTGACAGCGGTCCTCACAGGAGGAAAGCAATCAACGGTTGAGCTTACGGGCACCTTTGGTCCCCCGATTAAAGTGAAGCCCTCCTCTGTCGCTGGCGTACACACAGGAGACCAAGTGGCAGGGCCGATGTACGTCGGACCTGCCGCAATTCCTTTGCTCCAAAAAATTGCTTCACTTTCCGCAAAGAAACCCCTTTCAGCCAGTGCTCCCTGCTGGCCTTTCCCGAGCAAAATAAATCGATTGAAATATTTCAAGATGTGCCAATAA
- a CDS encoding NADH-quinone oxidoreductase subunit A — protein sequence MDSYIIIGFSAFIGTAFVGGAIILAKLLAFRTPDTVRKLQPFECSETPIGGARIRFKVAYYIFALLFLLFDIETLFLFPCVKIFRAVVNGEIAGITHQLVFMELSIFIFILFSGLLYAWRKGVLVWE from the coding sequence ATGGACAGCTACATAATCATCGGATTTTCGGCATTCATCGGCACTGCCTTTGTCGGCGGAGCCATTATCCTCGCCAAACTGCTTGCGTTCCGCACCCCGGATACTGTACGCAAATTACAGCCCTTTGAATGCTCGGAGACTCCTATCGGCGGAGCACGTATCCGTTTCAAGGTGGCCTATTATATCTTTGCCCTGCTTTTTCTTCTCTTCGACATTGAAACGCTGTTTCTCTTTCCCTGTGTAAAAATTTTCAGGGCTGTCGTGAACGGCGAAATTGCAGGCATAACTCACCAGCTTGTTTTCATGGAATTATCTATTTTTATCTTTATTCTTTTTTCCGGTTTACTTTATGCGTGGCGTAAGGGGGTTTTGGTATGGGAGTAA
- a CDS encoding HlyD family efflux transporter periplasmic adaptor subunit, giving the protein MKIFLNAVFSLLILAVAAGAAWYFYTNKPRPRKARPKRAIPLVQTIAVQPSTESVVFETSGTVLPAKKLVLHSEVEGRIMEQNAKLVPGGIIKADELLIRLDARDYRFQVRERQAELATAKYELALEQGKQTIARQEWRILAKEMSKAEANRDLALRKPHLRHVQAQIAAAKARLEAAELAEKRATIRAPFSGIVLDEEVEKGQFIGRQSAIATLAATDFFWVQVAVPLFLLERMQFPDQAGQQGSKVQIVVERGQGGESVVRQGTVFKLLADLDPKGRMARLLVNLPDPLCLGGEDPAEKAAEKVEGSCEPQDKILLGSFVRVRIEAGQLEKVLVLPEKALREGNRLWLVNGDGVFFFREARVLWRRVDEVLVDAEIAPEERVIISRLQSPVPGMKVREESEVPSYGK; this is encoded by the coding sequence ATGAAAATCTTTCTGAACGCAGTCTTTTCTCTGCTGATCCTTGCAGTTGCGGCTGGTGCAGCCTGGTATTTTTATACAAATAAACCCCGGCCTAGAAAGGCGCGTCCCAAACGAGCCATCCCTCTGGTCCAAACCATTGCGGTCCAGCCGAGTACCGAGTCTGTGGTCTTTGAGACCTCGGGGACCGTTCTTCCAGCGAAAAAACTTGTTCTGCACAGCGAGGTTGAAGGCCGGATTATGGAGCAGAATGCAAAGCTGGTTCCGGGCGGGATCATCAAGGCGGATGAGTTGCTGATCCGCCTTGATGCCCGAGATTATCGCTTCCAGGTCCGTGAGCGACAGGCTGAGCTGGCCACCGCAAAATATGAGCTTGCATTGGAGCAGGGCAAGCAGACCATTGCCCGCCAGGAATGGCGGATTCTGGCCAAGGAGATGAGCAAGGCCGAGGCCAACCGGGATTTGGCTCTGCGCAAACCCCATCTTCGCCATGTGCAGGCACAGATTGCCGCAGCAAAGGCGAGGCTGGAGGCCGCAGAACTGGCTGAAAAGCGGGCAACCATCCGGGCTCCTTTTTCCGGCATTGTCCTAGACGAAGAGGTGGAGAAGGGGCAGTTTATCGGCAGGCAGTCTGCCATTGCCACCCTTGCGGCTACGGATTTCTTTTGGGTGCAGGTCGCTGTGCCCTTATTCCTCCTGGAGCGCATGCAGTTTCCTGATCAAGCAGGGCAGCAGGGCAGTAAGGTCCAGATTGTTGTAGAGAGAGGGCAGGGGGGAGAGTCCGTGGTTCGGCAGGGGACAGTGTTTAAGCTGCTGGCGGATCTTGACCCCAAGGGGCGGATGGCCCGGTTGCTGGTTAACCTGCCTGATCCACTGTGCCTTGGGGGCGAGGATCCGGCAGAGAAGGCCGCAGAGAAAGTTGAGGGCTCCTGTGAGCCGCAGGATAAGATTCTCCTAGGTAGTTTTGTCCGGGTGCGGATTGAGGCCGGGCAGTTGGAAAAGGTCTTGGTCTTGCCGGAAAAGGCCCTGCGCGAGGGCAACCGCCTTTGGTTGGTTAATGGAGACGGTGTGTTTTTCTTCAGAGAGGCGCGGGTGCTCTGGCGGCGGGTGGACGAGGTTTTGGTGGATGCGGAGATCGCCCCGGAGGAGCGGGTGATTATTAGCCGCTTGCAGTCGCCGGTTCCGGGGATGAAGGTGCGGGAGGAGTCGGAGGTGCCGAGTTATGGGAAGTGA
- a CDS encoding DUF4434 domain-containing protein: MTKRLSGGYIQLWPNNGLASHNVWSPVLAEMNELGMDTAIIQFMDTADSIKLDESLSIAKIIFTYAQQYDIKVFLGLYGPPEGEVGSYGSVTPQKLSISLSESVRVATVLEEKFRDEQKFYGWHLPLESWTGDYNQTTITNLNSYYKELTAAVKGLLPDKKVLISPFINAENAGRISPERTRVVYTEILQDTGIDFLALQDGVGAGHISVDDPDLPVYFAEMCAACTVNDIEMWVNIESFKRDEQEPKWTAADSTRFLNQLDLSQGGSRIVTFDFFHYMNTGYILGETGGTARPHGYGRAVRKLNRKYKEWLAARETTLTDGPCR; encoded by the coding sequence ATGACAAAGAGATTAAGCGGCGGTTATATTCAACTATGGCCGAATAACGGCTTGGCTAGTCATAATGTCTGGAGCCCAGTTCTTGCTGAAATGAACGAGCTTGGAATGGATACTGCGATAATCCAATTTATGGATACAGCCGACAGCATAAAACTTGATGAGAGCCTGTCGATTGCCAAGATCATTTTCACCTATGCCCAACAATATGATATCAAAGTCTTTTTAGGTCTGTACGGACCTCCTGAGGGTGAAGTCGGTAGTTATGGTTCTGTAACACCACAAAAGCTGAGCATATCATTGTCAGAGTCCGTAAGAGTAGCAACAGTACTGGAAGAAAAGTTTAGGGATGAGCAAAAATTTTATGGTTGGCACCTCCCGCTTGAGTCATGGACCGGTGATTATAACCAGACAACAATCACTAACCTGAACAGCTACTATAAAGAACTGACCGCAGCAGTAAAGGGTCTCCTGCCCGATAAAAAGGTGCTCATCTCTCCATTTATTAATGCCGAAAATGCAGGTAGAATCAGTCCTGAGAGGACAAGGGTCGTCTATACCGAAATACTCCAGGATACCGGGATTGATTTTTTGGCCCTGCAGGACGGTGTAGGAGCAGGGCATATCAGCGTTGATGATCCTGACCTGCCTGTCTATTTTGCAGAAATGTGTGCTGCCTGTACGGTAAATGATATTGAGATGTGGGTCAATATTGAGAGTTTTAAAAGGGATGAACAGGAACCTAAATGGACTGCGGCAGATTCAACACGATTCCTCAACCAATTGGACTTATCACAAGGAGGGAGCAGGATTGTTACCTTTGATTTTTTTCATTATATGAATACAGGGTATATTCTAGGCGAAACAGGCGGAACAGCAAGACCTCATGGATATGGAAGGGCCGTTCGAAAACTGAATCGCAAATATAAGGAGTGGCTGGCGGCACGAGAGACGACTCTTACAGACGGACCATGCCGTTAA
- a CDS encoding efflux transporter outer membrane subunit: MQDFRADQSAQNALKNSFGQGTFAKRKNKKSATGYLVLLCCLISLAGCQHRVQENPQPEPVPPEKYSIEATDQEGNRPPQWWLSLNDAELTRYIEDALNGNFTLKQGVARLKQAGLAAIQADAGRYPTVDAGIRGGTDLDDGNLDFSERIGVTFSWEADLWGRLAAATQAAALDAQAEKEALAELSLALSIEVAATYYELIEQALLLDLLQRQIAADTTTRDLVKLRFANGAVSSADVLQQEELLASVNAQLPPIQARLAVLRNRLHVLLGRMPDSIPDSKALPLAEALPELPPLPALGLPADLLLNRPDLRKLHQEVAAADYRVAQAVAERLPTLKLGGSAGLNSGDFLLSLFAEALAPLVDWDQKKNEVERQKAKVAEKMAAWSQAYLEAVEEVENSLCQEQEQSKLLVALEEQLRVAESLLEQTRNRYLHGVSDYLPVLSALVSVQNLERSLIRQQRVHLSYRLQLYHALGGSPFQSLSSQSLPKSLP, from the coding sequence ATGCAGGATTTTCGTGCTGATCAGTCAGCTCAAAACGCTCTAAAGAATTCTTTTGGTCAGGGTACGTTTGCCAAGAGGAAGAATAAAAAATCTGCAACCGGTTACTTGGTTCTCCTCTGCTGCCTTATCTCCCTTGCAGGCTGCCAGCACAGGGTCCAGGAGAATCCACAGCCGGAGCCTGTTCCGCCGGAAAAATACAGTATCGAAGCAACTGACCAGGAAGGGAACCGACCACCGCAATGGTGGCTCTCGCTGAATGATGCTGAGCTGACTCGATATATTGAGGATGCCCTGAACGGTAACTTCACCCTCAAGCAAGGGGTTGCCCGCCTGAAACAGGCAGGTCTTGCTGCCATACAGGCCGATGCGGGTCGATATCCAACGGTGGATGCAGGAATTCGGGGGGGGACGGATCTGGATGACGGTAATCTCGATTTTTCCGAGAGGATCGGTGTTACCTTCTCCTGGGAAGCGGATCTTTGGGGCAGGCTTGCCGCTGCAACCCAGGCCGCCGCTCTTGATGCCCAGGCGGAAAAAGAAGCCCTTGCCGAGCTTTCCCTAGCCCTGAGTATTGAGGTTGCTGCAACCTATTATGAACTCATTGAACAGGCCCTGCTCCTTGACCTCCTCCAACGCCAGATTGCGGCTGACACAACGACCCGCGATCTGGTTAAACTGCGTTTTGCCAACGGGGCTGTTTCTTCGGCTGATGTTCTTCAGCAGGAGGAATTGTTGGCCTCGGTGAATGCCCAACTGCCCCCGATTCAAGCCCGCCTCGCTGTTCTTCGCAACCGTCTGCATGTTCTCCTTGGTCGCATGCCAGATAGTATACCGGACAGCAAGGCTCTGCCTCTGGCTGAAGCCCTGCCCGAACTTCCTCCCTTGCCTGCTCTTGGTCTTCCGGCGGATCTTCTGCTCAATCGTCCGGATTTGCGTAAGCTGCATCAAGAGGTGGCAGCTGCGGATTATCGAGTTGCCCAGGCCGTAGCTGAACGTTTGCCCACCCTGAAATTGGGGGGCTCAGCAGGACTGAACAGCGGTGATTTTCTTCTTTCTCTCTTTGCCGAAGCCTTGGCTCCTCTCGTGGATTGGGATCAGAAAAAAAACGAGGTGGAGCGCCAAAAGGCCAAGGTTGCGGAAAAAATGGCTGCTTGGTCTCAGGCCTATCTTGAGGCTGTTGAAGAGGTGGAAAACAGCCTGTGTCAAGAACAGGAGCAGAGCAAGTTGCTCGTGGCCCTTGAGGAACAGCTTCGGGTGGCAGAGTCCCTTCTTGAGCAGACGCGCAATCGCTATCTGCACGGGGTAAGCGATTATCTGCCGGTGCTTTCGGCCCTGGTTTCTGTCCAGAATCTGGAACGATCGCTTATCCGGCAACAGCGAGTCCATCTCAGCTATCGTCTCCAATTGTATCATGCCCTGGGCGGCAGCCCGTTCCAATCTCTTTCTTCTCAATCCTTGCCAAAGTCCTTGCCATAA